The following nucleotide sequence is from Cytobacillus sp. IB215665.
GTTCTTACAAAGGGAATATTGGGAAAATAGCCCCTAATATTTTGGATCGAAATTTTCAAGCAAATAGACCAAATAATAAATGGGCAACAGATATTACTGAGTTTAAATTATTTGGTCAAAAATTATACTTTTCTCCGATGTTAGATTTATATAATGGGGAAATCATCACATATACGCTACAAACAAGACCGACCTATACTCTTGTTTCAACTATGTTAGATCAAGCTCTTAAACGTATAACAGAGGGAGATATACTAGTTATTCATTCTGATCAAGGATGGCACTATCAGATGAAACAATTTCGTGATACCCTCAAAAATCTAGGAATCACTCAAAGCATGTCTAGAAAAGGAAACTGTTATGATAACGCGGTGATTGAAAACTTCTTTGGAATAATGAAATCAGAATTCCTATACCTAAACGAATTTAAAAATATAAAACATTTTAAAGAAGAACTAAAAAAGTATATAGATTACTATAATCATAAAAGGATAAAAGGTAAATTAAATGGCATGAGCCCAGTACAATACCGAACTCATGCCAAAGTTGCATAAATTTAATAACGTGTCTAACTTTTTGGGGTCACTTCAATTTCAGATTTGCGCCAGGTTGTGGATAATATTAATATTTAAGCTATACTTATCTATTATGGTGAATAAAGGTTAGGGAGAAATCCTTGTTTTAATTGAATTTGTTTACCAATACAATATCCATTACTATAAATACAATCGCTGAAAAGACACAGGCATAAATACGAAATTTCTTATCTCTAAACCTCCATAACACCAACGACGCTATTGAAAAAAATATTATCCAAGCTTCTATTTTTTGAATTCTTCTTTGGTTTTGATATATCATCAACCCTTCCTTATTATCTCCATCAAAAGTTTCTTGATGTATTTTTTTACCATACCAACTATAATTAGTAATCTGATAACTAGATGTTTGTTCAATATACTCAATATTTTTATACCCTAAAGCAGGCATATAAATAGAGAAGCTACCCAATAACACCCCAAAAATAAATAATAAAATATATGATACGTCTTTTTTGGTCAATCTACTCCCCCTCCAAATGAATTCCTATCCATATTCGTAAGTTAAAATTAAGTATATACCATATTATTTATGTGTTCTTATTTAGTCTGATCTATAAAAAAGAATTTTCACTTTGTTAATAAATTCAGTATCCAAAATTAGTGGTTTACTGTACAAACTCAGTGGTTTACTGTCCAAACTGTGGTTTACTGTACAAAATTAGTGGTTTACATATACTAACATACTCAAACCTAGCTGATTTATCTTCCATGGATTACTAACCTCTCATTCTAAAGTTGTACTAATATATCATTCTTAATTCTCATTCCGTCCTTTATACATATTTAGTATAATGAAGTATGCTAATCTAGAGAACCAAACTCTTTCAACCTAAGATAGAGTTGAACGAAGGATACATAGAGTAAATACTCGGAGGGAGGAGTGTAGGTTGGGAATAAGAAGAATTCATCCAATAAGTCTCACCATAATCATTGGTACACTCTTTGCTCGAATGGCTACATTTATGACAATCCCATTCCTAGCAATTTACCTCACTTCAGTGAAGGGGGTTAGTCCAGGTTTTGCTGGTGCTATTATTGGAATTAGTTCAATTGTAGGCCTATTTGGTGGTTTTATTGGTGGCTTTTTATCGGATTTATATGGTCAAGAAAAGGTCATGAAATATTCCATTTTTATTTGGATTTTTGTTTTTGTTGGCTTTGCTTTAGCAGAAAGTGTAGTTACGTTTTTTATTTTAAATGCCTTAAATGGTTTATGTCGTTCTTTTTTTGAGCCTTCGTCTAGGGCATTACTTTCAAAAGTTACTAAACCCAAAAATAAACTGTTGGTGTTTAATCTTAGGTATGCAGCCATTAATATCGGTGCTGCAGTAGGTCCCCTTATTGGATTAAAGATAGGTAGCTCGTCTTCAACGTCTGCATTTTTTGTGACTGCAGTTATTTATTCTCTTTACTTTATTGTTCTGCTTGCCATGTTTTCTATAAACCAAATTGATGATAGTTTAAACACTAAAACAAATGAACGGGTAACGATGGCAAAAGCATTGAAGGTACTTAGTGCTGATCGTGTATTTTTTTTCGCAGTCATTGGACTAATTATGGGGGTATGCGGTTATTCCCAATTCAGTTCAACCATCCCACAATATTTATCCTCCTCACCACTTATTACGAATGGTGTAGAAGTATTCTCTTACCTTATTGTGTTTAATGCTATAACAGTATTAATTGTCCAATACCCAGTAACAAGAATAGGAAAACGCTATTCTGCACTAACATCAATAATGATTGGAACATTAACGACATCTATTGGGTTACTAGGCTTTGCATTTTTTACTTCTATACCCTTTTTATTTTTGTCGATCTTAGTATTTACGGTCGGTGAAGTAATGATGTTTACAATGACTGATTTATTTATTGATCAAATATCACCAAATGAAATGAAAGGTCTGTATTTTGGTGCGATGGGTTTTACTGCAATTGGAAGTTCATTCGGTCCTTTGATTGGTGGGCTTATGTTAGAGTATTTCGGTTATACAAACCACTTTACTTTGTTTAGTGTGTTGGCACTAATCTCTTCACTTGGGTTCCCCGTTCTTCTGTATGTTAAGGGCTTAATGAAATCAACAAATCGGAAAGTAGAATATAGTCTATAAACATATTTTACTTAGGGAAAAAGGGATAGGGTATGGACAGAACTTACAGCCATTTGAGTTTTTTCCTTATCCCCCGAGAAGGTCTATTATGATAAGAGACTGTCCAGAAAGTCAGTTTTCACTTCTTTCTGGACAGCAGTAAATGATATTTCAACAGAAATTGATATTCCGGCTCCACATTACTTACATAATTTATCTTCTCTTATTACAATGTCGAAACAACACAACATGTACTTCCTGGACTAAACATTAATTTCAATTGTTAATAATGTGCTGTATCTATACAGTTTCATCTATATTAAGTCGCAGGTTAAAGTATTTTGTAATTGTTTATCACTTATTCAACCGAGCTCTCAAATTCACTTTTCTCTAAGTTTTCATTTACTACTAACGCCATTATCTTGAAGACTCGGTTTCAAGATAATCCTAAGTGTATTTTTATATAAAAAATGATCCTTTTACTTGAAAAAATCTCATTACTGGTTATAGAGATTTAGGTCATTCCAACCATTAAAGGTGTTTCTAAAATTGCTCGATAAACCATCATCTTTACTTAGCAATACAACTAAAGTTGAGTCCCACAATACCAGTTCCACCGATGCCTTTGGATGCTGAATTGCTGGGTTTCCCATCCAAAAACCAGGGTTTCCGTCAGCATATGGTTCCACTTTAATTTTATCTAAATCAACAATCTCATTTTTGGGGATTGCTGAAAATACCCCCCATATAAAATAGACACCGTTCATATTTGCTAATTTTTTAAGATTTTCCCCTGTTATCAAATAAATATTGTTATGCCCATTATTTCGATAGCCCATAAAATAATCGAGGTAACTTTCAGGATATGCCCAATCTAGGTCGGTTAGCAACCAATTATACTTTTTTTCAAGACCGTTAAAGGAATTCAAAATTTCTTTAAGCTCTAAAAAATCCTCTATAATAGTGTTCATTTCCTTTCACCTCAAGTTTTATTTAGCTAAATAATAACAGAACGGTATACACAATTCAGATCTTTTATAAAGAAAGTGGCTTCTCCTGATAGAAATTGTTAGAAATGCGCCAATCGTTGAATAAGAAGGTTTGAAAGTCTACATTTTGAAATATGTAGATTATTTTTTTGCAAATTCAAATATAATATGGGTATGGGGTGATTTAATGAAGCGAATAATAATTGTTTTACAAATCATAACACTAGTAGCATGTACTAACTCTTATAATGACTTTGAGGATTTTAGAATATTCGAATTTTATTATGGACACGGGGGTAATGAGGACTTTAGTGAACAATTCGTAACATATTCTATAACTTTATATTACAAAGATGAAATGGTTTTTGATATTAATAGCATTGAACCAGTATTAGGGGCCTGGATCCAAGATAGAATGATAAATCATGAGATTAGTAACATTAATGAAAATCAAGATGAGAATTTCATTAATATTGAAGGTAAAGTATATTATGAGTCAGATGGTCTTACTAAAGAGAGCATTGACCGAAAAGATAGATATGAGAAATCGATTTTGGGTATAGTATTTCAATTAGATGATGGCCATAAATATAAAGTAACTGGATTTGGAGAATCAACAATAGTAGAAGAATTAACAGAATAAAGTTTAGTATAGTATAGAAAGTGTTCTTTACTATGAAAATCTATCTTTACTTTTTTATACCTAGTGCCATTACATAGTTCATTTTTTATTATTGTGCTTAAATACTCGTTCACAAAATTATCTTTTCTTGTTGGTATTTATGTATTTTCAATACAAAATTTTCAATAGAATATTCCCCTACTTTTCAATTCTGAAAAAATCGAACTATTCTACTTACTAATTAACGTTATGGCTCAACAACAAAAAATGACGCTTATATGTATTTCAGATTAGCGCCAGATCGTGGAGTTATATATATGTGATAATCCTCTACCCTATGATAAAGAAACCATTAAACATAATATAAATGCAATACTCGATAAAGGTGTCATTACGTATCTTTCTTTTTTGCTTCTGGATATTAGATTTCCTATCGTATTTAAGCCTAAATAAACTGTTACTACCCAAACTAAAATATGTGTAGGTAAAAAATTAAAGATATTTAACAAGTCACTATGCTGTAAAAAAACAATTCCCATAAACAAAAGGATGATAGCATTTATGGCACTTACAATACGTAGTTTTTTAGGTAGAACTTTATAAAATCCACCCATCGCATATTCGCCTAAAGGTAACCCTAGTACAAGTAAAACTTGAAAAGCAGCTATAGAAACAAACATTATAGTAACAATAATCGATAATGTGTAGAAAATATCCCCGTCCATAAAATTCGCCTCCCCCAAATATTATATTTCCTATAATACTCAGATTCTTCAGCCCGCAGACTAAAATATTACTTATTCCAGTAAATATTCAGCTTATTTTATTGGATCACTACTTCCTTTCAGACACGCGCCTTTTTGTTGGATCAATCTATTTTTAGCTACTTGAATAACGAACGATGCATCCTGACATTCGTAAATCCTAGACTGGCATAATAAACGAAAGCAAGATTAGTCACAATTATTTTTTTAGTTCGTAAGGAATGAGATTATTTTTTTATTTACTACTTCAGATTCCTGCATTGGGAATCCGTGTGTTCCACCTATTATATTTGCTTTAATATTGGGGCTAATATTATTGAATTTGTCTATAAGTTGATTGTGTATTTCTTTTTTGTAAATAGGATCTTTATCTCCAATTAATAGTAAATAAGGTACTTTAAGTTTCATAAAATCATCATCTGAATATACGATAATTTTTGTACCCCTGGCCCATCCTTTGAAATTCTTCATTCCTTCAGTAAACAACAAAAAAGCAGGGTTAGGGTAATTATTATTATCCTTGCCACTTATCCATTTTAAAAATTTATTGATTTTTTTATCTTTCCCACTAAATAATGCAGGAAGGAGCTTTATATAAAAACTAGTAGTCAAAGGTGAAATAGTTCCTGCAGGAGACATTGTTACGACTCTTTCAATACGGTTAGGAAAATTCATTGCAAAGGTAGTTACTAAAAATCCTCCATATGACCACCCAACCAGATTGGTTTTTTTCAAGTTTAATGCATCTAGTACTTCTACTAACCATTGTAAATAGTCTGTTAGAGTTATTTTTATTCTGTTACTTTCTGTCCTATTTGGTTCTCCGATTAAGTCAATACAATATATATCAAATTGCTTAGAGAGCCCTTCTAAATTTTTATGCCAAGCAATGGAGGTGAATCCCATGCTATGTAGCATCAATAACTTCGGACTATTTTCCAGTCCACAACGGATAACGTGAGTATTACCATAGCTAGTTCCAATATACTTACTAGTAAATGGTGTAGTTAGTTGAGATAAAGCTAGATCATATATTTTTAGATACTCTGATTTCTTTTTTTCACTTCTGAAAAGTTCAATCTGTTTATCCATCCTACCTTCCCCCATTAACAGTTAATCAAAGTATATCCATTATTTTAAGATGGGTTCTACACCTCATCGTCTGGTCAGTTCTAACACTCCAAATTATGAAGAATGACGCTTTCAATTTATAAAAAAGCACTAGCTTGTTACATTTTCTTGTTGGCCAATAGTAAGATGAACTTATTTCTTAGAACTAATCTACTCAATAATCAATGTGTCATATAGTTGATACACCTTCGATAACCAATTAATAGAATTATACACCTCTTTGTCATTTATATTTCCATCAGTTATTAAGCCTGTAGCTTAATACCACTATCTCCACCATATTCATCATATGTGTTAATTATCAATTGGATACCATTACTCATATCTATTATCCAATCTTCGGATCCTTCATAATATGACCTATAAATAGTGTCAATAACCCCTAGAGTTTTATTTAAAGAATCTATAATTATGTCAGCATGATAAAATCGCTGGTATGCAAATTGGGGAGGATTTTCATTTTCTCTAAACAGAGACTTGATATGATTCTGTCTATCGGTATTTTTGCTAACTACACCTTCATATGGAATGTAGTTACCTCTATCATCTTGTTCTTTTATGTAATCCCGAGGGCCTACTTTTGGTCGTAATTTTATTAATCTCGGTTTCATTCTTTCCCCTTTGTTTTCTTTAACTTAATTTTCTATACCCTATATTCAATTACTGATACTTTCGTGAAACTAAAAATTCTACTAATGGTAACAAAACCATAGCTATACCCATAATCCCTAGGATAAAGAAGTTATATGTACCGTTTACAGAATAATCTAAGAAGACAAAGATTATTATAATTACTACTAAAATATAATAGCTAATTTTTGAACTTTGCTCGGTAATCTTTCTGCCTAATTCTTCATTTTGTAAAATCCCATCTTTCTCTTTTTCTCCTCCCCATGTAATAGCAGAAAAAAACATCATAAATAAACTACTAAACACCAAGAATTCATTAAATCCAGCTT
It contains:
- a CDS encoding MFS transporter, whose protein sequence is MGIRRIHPISLTIIIGTLFARMATFMTIPFLAIYLTSVKGVSPGFAGAIIGISSIVGLFGGFIGGFLSDLYGQEKVMKYSIFIWIFVFVGFALAESVVTFFILNALNGLCRSFFEPSSRALLSKVTKPKNKLLVFNLRYAAINIGAAVGPLIGLKIGSSSSTSAFFVTAVIYSLYFIVLLAMFSINQIDDSLNTKTNERVTMAKALKVLSADRVFFFAVIGLIMGVCGYSQFSSTIPQYLSSSPLITNGVEVFSYLIVFNAITVLIVQYPVTRIGKRYSALTSIMIGTLTTSIGLLGFAFFTSIPFLFLSILVFTVGEVMMFTMTDLFIDQISPNEMKGLYFGAMGFTAIGSSFGPLIGGLMLEYFGYTNHFTLFSVLALISSLGFPVLLYVKGLMKSTNRKVEYSL
- a CDS encoding alpha/beta hydrolase produces the protein MDKQIELFRSEKKKSEYLKIYDLALSQLTTPFTSKYIGTSYGNTHVIRCGLENSPKLLMLHSMGFTSIAWHKNLEGLSKQFDIYCIDLIGEPNRTESNRIKITLTDYLQWLVEVLDALNLKKTNLVGWSYGGFLVTTFAMNFPNRIERVVTMSPAGTISPLTTSFYIKLLPALFSGKDKKINKFLKWISGKDNNNYPNPAFLLFTEGMKNFKGWARGTKIIVYSDDDFMKLKVPYLLLIGDKDPIYKKEIHNQLIDKFNNISPNIKANIIGGTHGFPMQESEVVNKKIISFLTN